AACGACTGGGACGCGAGCAAGTGCCGGAACGCCGAGAATTGGAGCGGCGCGAAGACGTGCGGGGTGTGGTCATATGCGGAGGGATGCAGTCCATGGGGGATATACCAGATGTCGGGGAACGTATACGAATGGTGCGCGAACTGGTATGAAAGCGGGGCATATGGGTGCTATCGGCGCGGCGACCTCGCGCCGCCCGCGAGCGGGCAGTATCGGGTGTTGCGGGGCGGGTCTTGGGACGATGTCGGCGGCATGGGCGTCTTCCGCTGTGCGCTCGGCGACTTCCGTGTCCCGGCGGGGCGCGACGACGACATCGGTTTTCGCTGCGCCAGGACGGTTCTATGATTACCCTTTGTGCCGCGAGCGAAGCGAGCGGCCGGATTTTTTCGCGGAGCCCGCAGGTTGTTGCCGCGCGGTCATTGACCGGCGGATGGTGACCGGCCGCGGCGCCACCTCACGCCCTATGCGCCGCGCGCGCAGACGCACCGAGCCAGCGCGGCGTCCCTATGGTTTCGCGGGAACGGCGGGCGCGGCAATGCGTTCCATGCGCGGCAACGGTCCGACCAGCGGTTTCACGTAGGCCCGAAAGGCTTCCGTAACATCGCTGCCTGAGGCTGAGATGAATTCGTCCGGCATGTGGCGGCTCTTTTTCGCGACGGTCTCCAGTGGCGTCAGGAAATACTCGACCGCGTAGTCGCCGATGCGCCGGATGGCCACGGAACCGTCCAGGTTGTGCCAGACGGCGTACTGGACGGCCCTCTCCGCGACTTCGCGTGCCTCAAAGCGGTCCCCTTCGCTTACGCAACCGGGGAAACTCCGCTGCAGGTAGCCGAACACGTCCGCGCGAAGCCGCTTGACGCTCTCGTCCCGTTCCAGCGCGTCCGTCAGCCGTTTGGCCACCAACGCGCCGGAAAGCAAGGGGTTGCCGAACTTGTCCACGTGTTCCCAATCCGCGCCGATTCGGTTACCCTCCGGGTCCTTGATGCCCTCGGACACGGCCACGACGCAACGCTTGTGCCTGTCATGAACCGCCTTTACATCCGCGACGAAGCGGCGTTCGTCAAAGGCCCGCTCCGGCAGGTAGATGAGGTGCGGCCCGTCGTCCGGGTATGTTCTGGCAAGGCAGGACGCCGCGGTCAGGAAGCCGGCGTCGCGCCCCATGACCACGCCGATGTACACGCCGGGCAGCGCCTGGTTGTCGAGATTGGCGCCCGCAAACGCCAGCGCGACAAAGCGGGCGGCCGAACCATAGCCGGGGCAGTGGTCCGTAACGAGCAGGTCGTTGTCGATCGTCTTGGGGATGTGAACAACCCGCAGTTCGTAATTGTCATGCGCGGCTTGCTTGTTGACGATGCTGCAGGTCTCCGCGCTGTCGTTGCCGCCGATGTAGAAGAAATACCGGACGCCGTGTTTCCGGAGCACTTCGAATATCCTGCCGCAGTATGCGTCGTCCGGTTTGTCGCGCGTGGACAGCAGCGCCGCCGCGGGCGTGAGCGCCGCGGCCTCGAGGTTGTGCGTGGTCGCCTCCGTCAGGTCAAGCAGTTCCTCGTTGACGATGCCGCGCACACCCTGCAAGGCGCCATACACGTGGCCAATCTGCGGGAACTTCCGTGATTCCACGACCACTCCCGCCAGACTCTGATTGATGACCGCGGTCGGGCCCCCGCCTTGAGCGACCAGAACATTGCCAGGAATTATCTCGCGCATGAGCCGTCCCTTTCCGGAATGCTTCGGTTGACCACCACCCTTCCCGCCCCCCAGCCAAGCATATCCTTTTGCCTTGGATTATCCAATTGAACAGCCCGCGAACCCGGTGCGCCTGCGAACCACGGATTGCTGTCGCGTCCTACCGGTCATCTTGCGGACCGTCAATCGTGGCCCTGTTTTGCAGGTACATGGCCTTGAGGAACGCAATGTGCCTGTTGCTCAGCGATTTCAGGATGGTCCCCCCGCAGGTGAACGCGTGGGTCACGTCTTCAATCCTGCCGTAGGTTTCCAGGGCCTTCCGCCCCTCGCCGCCGCCAACATAGACCGCAACACCGGCTTCCGTCAGTTCCTTGAGCAGCGCCATAAAGGTCTTCGTGCCTTCGGCGAAGGCAGGTTCCTCAAACTTGCCCAGAACTCCGTTATGGAAGAGGATGTGGGGTTCGGGCGCCCCTTGAACATCTTGGGCGTATTCCCTCAATATCCCGGCGAATAGCGTCCGGGTCTGGGGCCCGATGTCCATCTGGGCCTGTCCCTCGGGGACCAACCCGCTGACGGTTCCATTGCTCAGGACAAAGTCCACAGGCAACACGACCGCGATGTGGCCGTCCCGGCATTTCGTCAGGATCCGCTTTGCCTGTTCCGTTCT
Above is a genomic segment from Candidatus Hydrogenedentota bacterium containing:
- a CDS encoding SUMF1/EgtB/PvdO family nonheme iron enzyme translates to NDWDASKCRNAENWSGAKTCGVWSYAEGCSPWGIYQMSGNVYEWCANWYESGAYGCYRRGDLAPPASGQYRVLRGGSWDDVGGMGVFRCALGDFRVPAGRDDDIGFRCARTVL
- a CDS encoding 6-phosphofructokinase, producing the protein MREIIPGNVLVAQGGGPTAVINQSLAGVVVESRKFPQIGHVYGALQGVRGIVNEELLDLTEATTHNLEAAALTPAAALLSTRDKPDDAYCGRIFEVLRKHGVRYFFYIGGNDSAETCSIVNKQAAHDNYELRVVHIPKTIDNDLLVTDHCPGYGSAARFVALAFAGANLDNQALPGVYIGVVMGRDAGFLTAASCLARTYPDDGPHLIYLPERAFDERRFVADVKAVHDRHKRCVVAVSEGIKDPEGNRIGADWEHVDKFGNPLLSGALVAKRLTDALERDESVKRLRADVFGYLQRSFPGCVSEGDRFEAREVAERAVQYAVWHNLDGSVAIRRIGDYAVEYFLTPLETVAKKSRHMPDEFISASGSDVTEAFRAYVKPLVGPLPRMERIAAPAVPAKP